The sequence below is a genomic window from Loktanella sp. M215.
CGCCAGGCATCTTGCCCAGCATCGAGCCCTTGCCGTGGACGACCTCGTCATGGCTGAGCGGCAAGACAAAGTTTTCTGAAAACGCATAGACCAGCCCGAATGTCATCTTGTCGTGGTAGTACTTCCGGTTGATCGGATCCTCGGACATATACTGCAGCGTGTCGTGCATCCAGCCCATGTTCCATTTGAAGGCAAATCCCAGCCCGCCCTCGTTGGCCGGGCGGCTGACACCCGGGAAGGCGGTGCTTTCCTCGGCAATCGTCGCGGCCCCCGACGTGACCTGTTCTACTTGTGCATTCGTGCCGCGCAGGAAATCGATGGCATCGAGGTTCTCGCGCCCACCGTAGGCATTGGGGATCCACTCACCATCGTCGCGGGAATAGTCGAGATAGAGCATTGAAGCTACGGCATCGACCCGCAGCGCGTCGACGTGCAGGTCCTTCAACCAGTAGATCGCTGATGAACGCAAGAAATTTGCAACCTCGCGGCGGCCGAAATTATAGATTAGGGTGTTCCAGTCCTTGTGAAACCCCTGGCGCGGGTCGGCATGTTCATAAAGCGCAGTGCCGTCGAACTGCGCCAGCCCGTGTGCGTCGGACGGAAAATGCGCCGGGACCCAGTCGACGATGACGCCGATGTCGACACCGTGCAGCTTGTCGACCATCTGCACGAACTGTTCCGGCGTGCCGAAACGCGAGGTGGGCGCGTACATGCCGATCGGCTGATAGCCCCATGACCCGGTGAACGGATGTTCGGACAGCGGCAGGAATTCGACGTGGGTAAAGCCCATCTCGGTCACGTAGTCGATCAGCAGATCGCCCATCGTCGCATAGTCGAGAATGGTATCGCCGTCGCCGCGCCGCCAGCTGCTGGGATGCACCTCGTAGATCGAGACCGGCTTGTCGCGCAGGTCCTTCGGGCGACCGGCCATCCAGCCATCGTCCGTCCAGGTGTGGCGGACCCGGCCTTCGACGATGGACGCCGTGCCCGGCGACTGTTCGGCGTGGAACCCGACGGGATCGGATTTTAGCGGTTGCAGCTGACCGTAAACGCCAAGGATTTCGTACTTGTAGGTATCGCCGCGAGCGACTTCGGGAATGAACAACTCCCACACGCCGGAGGCACCGCGCCGCCGCATCGGGTGCCGCCGTCCGTCCCAGGCATTGAACGTGCCGACCACGCTGACACGCCGGGCATTCGGCGCCCAGACGGCAAAGGTCGTCCCCGCGACCCCTTCGTGCTGGACCGGATGCGCACCCAGCTTTGTGTAGAGCTCTTCGTGACGCCCTTCGCCCAGCAGGTATTCGTCCAGCTCTCCCAATACAGGGCCGAACCGGTAGGGGTCGTCACGGATCCAAGAGTGGTCGCCCGCTTGCATCCGCAGGCGGTAATCGAACCGCTTCTTCTTCCCGGGGATGACGGAGGAGAAGAACCCCTCCGCGTGGACCTTCTGCAACTGTGCGACATCGCGCCCCTTGGCGTCCGTCACCCAGACCTCGCCTGCGTCAGGGGCGAAGACGTTGACGGTCACGGTCTTGTCCGTCTCGGACATGCCGAGGAAGCTGAAGGGGTCGCCGTGGCGGCCCCGCAAAATGGATTCCATCTGGTCGTCGAAAGATGTGGCGATCATGCCGCGTCCTTTCCGTTCAGGATGTCGAGGAGGCCATGCAGAGGCGTTTCGATCCACGCAGGCCGCATAGCACGTTCGTATCCCACTTCATAAGCCGCCTTGCGGATCAGGAAGAGGTCGAGCAATGCGCGTTCCACGTCACTGGTGCCAGGATGTATGGGGCTGTCGCCCATGGTGTTGCGATAAGCGCTGAGGAACGCGGCAGAGGTCGCGTCGCGCCAGCCGATGATCTGGTCACGCACCCATTCCCGGTTTGATCCCGCATCGACGCGCCGGTGCAGCACGTCCCACGTCGCATAGTCGAAGGACCGCAACATGCCCGCCACGTCGCGCAGGGGAGAGGTCTTGACGCGACGCTCGTGCAGAGGACGGGTCGGTTCACCCTCAAAGTCGATCAGGATGACATCGTTCTGCGACACGAGCACCTGTCCCAAGTGATAGTCGCCATGGATGCGGATGCGCGCGCCAGAGGGGTCCATGCCCCGCAACGCGGCAAAGCGACCGGCGATATCGTCTCGGCGGGACAGCAAATCATCCGCCAGTGTCTGTGCGTCGCCGGTCAGGGTGGTGGCGCTCAGGTTGTTCATCAGCGTCGCGACCTCGGCCTCGGTCTCGTCGACCAGCGCCGCGATGTCGTCGCGCGTCAGCGGCTCGCTCGAAAATTCGCCGGACCCGCTGCCGAGGGCGAGGTGCAGTTCAGCAGTCCGCTTGCCCAGCACGGTGCCAAGATCAAGTGTTCCGCCCATGAGGGTGCCTTCCTGCTCCTCGACCGGCTGAACCTCTCTCGCCTGCAAATCACGGTCGAGGGCTGCGGTGATAAAGGCCCAGGCGTCACCTTGATTGCGCACGAACTCCAGTGCCGCCGCCAGCGTCGTGACGGCACCGTCGGCATCGGTGAGGTCCACGGTCCCCAGCAGCGCAGGGGCGTTCTTGAAGTCGGTCTCATCCGTTAGGAAGCGGGCGATCTCGATATCCGGCTGCACACCGCTGCGCAGTCGGCGATAGAGCTTCAGGACGATCTGGTCGCCGAAGGCGATGGAGGCGTTGGATTGCTCCCCCGGTAGCAGGCGTACGTCCGTGTCGGTGTCCACCTCGTCCAGCCGGTCCGACCGGGTAAACCTTAAGGTGGCATCGCCCTGAGTCATGTCCTGACCGCTGCGCATCGCGTCCAGCATGGCGATGCTCATCTCCTCGTCAACCGCTCCGTCCATCAGGGCGCCGACACGATTAGTGCGCCGCAGCTTGGCCAGCGTGTTTGGCAGGCGCGGGCCGAGGGTCAGCGCCTCTTCGCGCCAGACGGCAGAGAGGGGGAGGAAATAGGACTGCATGTCGCCTCCGATCTCTACGTCGGCGATGGACAGCAAATGTTTGCCGTCCGACAGCTCGCCCAGTTGGCGCAGGGTCACGGCACCGGTCCGCTCGCCTTTGCCGGCGAACCAGCGTTGCAGGGACAGGTACTGCGGCAGGGTGGACTTGACAAAGTCGCGCCCTTCGCGCCCATCCAGCGCCGTGGACAGCCGCCCGTCGCGGGTCGTCAGGGTCAGGAAGTCGGGCAGCGTGCCTGCGACCGGCGCGTGCCAGGACGGCGCCTGATCGCTGTCGGCGAGTTCGAACCAGTAAAAACCGTAGGCCGGCAGCGTCAGCAGATAGGGCAGGTCGCCGATCGGCGGAAAGGCGGACTGACCCGACAGCTCCACGGGGACCCGACCGGCAAAGGCGGACAGATCCAGTTCGGCCGCCTGCGCGGACCGCGACAGGTTCGCGACGCAAAGCATCGCGACGGATCCTTCCTCGCCCAGCGTGCCGGTGCGGCGGATATAGGCCAGGATCTTGCGGTTCTGCGGATAGAGGATGTCGATCTCGCCCCGCCCAAAGGTGGAGTGCTTCAGCCGAACCGCCAGCATCCGCTTGATCCAGTGCAGGTAGGACGATGGCGAGGCTTGCTGAGCCTCGACGTTGATCGCTTGGTAGCCGTAGGTCTCGTCTTGAATTGTCGGGAGATAGAGCCGCTGTGGGCTAGCGCGACTGAAGCCGGCGTTGCGATCGGCAGACCACTGCATCGGCGTGCGCACACCGTCGCGGTCGCCGAGGTAGTAGTTGTCGCCCATCCCGATCTCGTCGCCGTAATACAGCACTGGTGTGCCTGGCATCGACATCAGCAGCGAGTTCAGCAATTCGATCTTGCGCCGGTCGTTCTGCATCAGGGGCGCCAGACGACGGCGGATCCCCATGTTGATCCGCGCGCGCTTGTCGGCGGCGTAGGTGTCCCACAGGTAGTCCCGCTCGCGGTCGGTGACCATTTCCAGCGTCAGCTCATCATGGTTACGCAGGAAGATCGCCCACTGGCAGTTCTCGGGAATTTCCGGCGTCTGCCGAATGATGTCGGTGATCGCGTGACGGTCTTCCTGTGCTACGGCCATGTACATGCGCGGCATCAGGGGAAAGTGGAACCCCATGTGACATTCGTCGTCGTCGCCAAAATAGGGGCGGGTGTCCTCGGGCCACTGGTTCGCCTCGGCCAGCAGCATCCGGTTTTCGTAATGCTGATCGAGGTCAGCGCGAATGGCCTTAAGAATGTCGTGAGTCTCGGGCAGGTTCTCATTGTTGGTGCCGTCGCGTTCCACCAGATAGGGGATCGCGTCAAGCCGCAGCCCATCGACGCCCTTGTCCAGCCAGAAGTGCATGACGTCCAGCACCGCCTCCAGAACCTTGGGGTTGTCGAAGTTCAGGTCGGGCTGGTGGTCGAAGAAGCGGTGCCAGTAGAACTGTTCCGCCACCGGATCCCAAGACCAGTTGCTGTCGTGGGTGTCATTG
It includes:
- the glgB gene encoding 1,4-alpha-glucan branching protein GlgB, which codes for MIATSFDDQMESILRGRHGDPFSFLGMSETDKTVTVNVFAPDAGEVWVTDAKGRDVAQLQKVHAEGFFSSVIPGKKKRFDYRLRMQAGDHSWIRDDPYRFGPVLGELDEYLLGEGRHEELYTKLGAHPVQHEGVAGTTFAVWAPNARRVSVVGTFNAWDGRRHPMRRRGASGVWELFIPEVARGDTYKYEILGVYGQLQPLKSDPVGFHAEQSPGTASIVEGRVRHTWTDDGWMAGRPKDLRDKPVSIYEVHPSSWRRGDGDTILDYATMGDLLIDYVTEMGFTHVEFLPLSEHPFTGSWGYQPIGMYAPTSRFGTPEQFVQMVDKLHGVDIGVIVDWVPAHFPSDAHGLAQFDGTALYEHADPRQGFHKDWNTLIYNFGRREVANFLRSSAIYWLKDLHVDALRVDAVASMLYLDYSRDDGEWIPNAYGGRENLDAIDFLRGTNAQVEQVTSGAATIAEESTAFPGVSRPANEGGLGFAFKWNMGWMHDTLQYMSEDPINRKYYHDKMTFGLVYAFSENFVLPLSHDEVVHGKGSMLGKMPGDRWQQFANLRAYYGFMWGHPGKKLLFMGGEFGQEREWNHDRSLDWHLLDDPAHDGVRRLIADLNALYRREGSLHERDCDPAGFQWIDGGNKDDNVFSFIRFGHEGTEPIIAICNMAPVVREQYDTGVPSSGVWREVLNTDASGYGGSGAGNPVPLPTVDEEMHGQPARICVTLPPLATVFLKGTSLSS
- the treS gene encoding maltose alpha-D-glucosyltransferase: MTTKTDMPAADATVFDWYKDAIIYQLHVKAFQDSNGDGIGDFAGLMQRLDYVQELGVNTIWILPFYPSPLRDDGYDIAEFKEVNPQYGTMDDFQAFVDEAHRRGLKVVTELVINHTSDQHDWFQRARRAPKGSPERDFYVWTDDPTQWMDKTRVIFNDTHDSNWSWDPVAEQFYWHRFFDHQPDLNFDNPKVLEAVLDVMHFWLDKGVDGLRLDAIPYLVERDGTNNENLPETHDILKAIRADLDQHYENRMLLAEANQWPEDTRPYFGDDDECHMGFHFPLMPRMYMAVAQEDRHAITDIIRQTPEIPENCQWAIFLRNHDELTLEMVTDRERDYLWDTYAADKRARINMGIRRRLAPLMQNDRRKIELLNSLLMSMPGTPVLYYGDEIGMGDNYYLGDRDGVRTPMQWSADRNAGFSRASPQRLYLPTIQDETYGYQAINVEAQQASPSSYLHWIKRMLAVRLKHSTFGRGEIDILYPQNRKILAYIRRTGTLGEEGSVAMLCVANLSRSAQAAELDLSAFAGRVPVELSGQSAFPPIGDLPYLLTLPAYGFYWFELADSDQAPSWHAPVAGTLPDFLTLTTRDGRLSTALDGREGRDFVKSTLPQYLSLQRWFAGKGERTGAVTLRQLGELSDGKHLLSIADVEIGGDMQSYFLPLSAVWREEALTLGPRLPNTLAKLRRTNRVGALMDGAVDEEMSIAMLDAMRSGQDMTQGDATLRFTRSDRLDEVDTDTDVRLLPGEQSNASIAFGDQIVLKLYRRLRSGVQPDIEIARFLTDETDFKNAPALLGTVDLTDADGAVTTLAAALEFVRNQGDAWAFITAALDRDLQAREVQPVEEQEGTLMGGTLDLGTVLGKRTAELHLALGSGSGEFSSEPLTRDDIAALVDETEAEVATLMNNLSATTLTGDAQTLADDLLSRRDDIAGRFAALRGMDPSGARIRIHGDYHLGQVLVSQNDVILIDFEGEPTRPLHERRVKTSPLRDVAGMLRSFDYATWDVLHRRVDAGSNREWVRDQIIGWRDATSAAFLSAYRNTMGDSPIHPGTSDVERALLDLFLIRKAAYEVGYERAMRPAWIETPLHGLLDILNGKDAA